ACGGGGTGATCGCCTACCAGGAGGGCTTCGGCTACCACACCTACGAGAAGACCCGCCGCACGGAGTCCGGCGACGTCTTCGACCTGGCCTCCCTCACCAAAATGGTGGCCACCACCGCCGCCGTGATGAAGCTGACAGACGAAGACGAGCTCAGCCTGAGCGACCGTGTGGGTGACTACATCGAGGAGTTTTCCCAAGGTCCCAAGCGCGCCATCACCGTCCGCAACCTGCTGCTGCACAATTCAGGCCTCCCGCCCTTTCGGGTCTACGTCGACTCCCTGCAGAGCCGCGGGGCCATTCTGGAGGCCATCCGCAACGAACCCCTTACCTACGAGCCCGGCACCCAATACGTGTACAGCGACCTGGGCTTCATTCTGCTGGCCGAAATCGTGGAACAGGTGTCCGGCCTGCCCCTGGACCGCTATGTCAGAAGTGAGCTCTTCTATCCCATGGGACTCAGGGATACCCATTTCAATCCTTCGGCCATAGGTAACTGGTTTACCCGGCGCATCCCTCCCACTGAAATCGACACCGTCTTCCGCAACAAGACCATACACGCCGAGGTGCACGATGAACGCGCCTGGTTTCTGGAGGGCGTGGCCGGACACGCCGGGCTCTTCTCCAGCGGGAGCGACCTGGCCGCCTTCGCCCAGATGCTGCTGGACGGAGGCACCTGGGCCGGCAAGCGCTACTTTCAGACCTCCACCGTCCGCATGTTCACCTCTGACCAGTCGCCGCACAATACACGGGGACTCGGTTTCGACCGCAAGAGCGAGGGTTTCAGCACAGCCGGCTCGCTGACCAGCCCGTCCACCTTCGGACACCTGGGCTTTACCGGCACCAGCATGTGGATCGATCCCGAACGCGAGCTGGCCGTTATCATTCTTACCAATCGCACCTGGCCCCACCGCTCCTACGGGGAGAACATCAGCCGGGTGCGCGCCGCCGTGGCCGACGCGGTGGTCTCATCCATCATCGATCCATGAGCGCCGGCTCCCCAGACAAATTGACCGACCAACTTCGCGGGCGGTCCTACGCGCCCTACTCGGGCCGCCCCGCCTGGGCGCTGGCCGAAGACGGCTCCGGAACCCTCTACCCGGCGTGCGGGTAGAGAACCTCTCCTTCCCGCTGACCATCTCCGCCCCGCAGGCCGCCCTCTTCCACTGCCTGAGCGAGGGGGCCGAGCCGCGCCGGCTCTACCTGGAGCGCCCGGAGGGCGCCGAGGCGGGTTACTGGAGGGAAGAGTACGGACTGGAGCTGCGGTCCCTGGAGGAGGCGGGAGAAGCAGGAAAGGCCCACCTCCCCCTGCTGGAGGAGCGGGACGACATCCCCGCCCTGCTGGCGGATTTACTGGGACAGGCCCGTACGGCGCACTCCGGCTTTCCCGTGTCCGCCGTGCTCGAAACCGATCTGGGACTGGTGAGCGGTGTCAACATCGAGTGCAGCGACTGGAGCCGGGGACTCTGTGCCGAAAGGGTGGCCCTTGCCAAGGCCGTGGCGGCTGGCGCGAACGCTTTCCGGCGTCTTCACATTCACACCGGTGAAGGGGAGTTCAGCTCGCCCTGCGGCGCCTGCCGGCAGGTGCTGGCCGAACACATGCCCGGGGCCACCTTATGCCTGCATCACGCCGACCGGTCGCGGTCGGACTTCTTTGCGTGCGACCTGCTCCCCTACGGTTTTCACTCCTCCGCATTGCGTAACTCATCATCATGAACTACCTGGCGGTACTCGATTACGAGCACATGGACGACGGCGTCTTCCTGGGCACCCTGGCCCGCTCCATCGCGGCACACGACTACAGCGGTTCGATACTCCTGCACGGGGAGAGCGCCTACACCGAGCGCATCATTCAGACCGGTGTGATGCGGGAGGACGCAGTGATACGCGCCCACAAGGACCTCAACCACCGCCTCGTGGCCCTGCTGGCCGACGAGGGCGTTTCGGCCACCGGCCTCAACGGACATCGGCGTTCGCTGATCACCCTCCGCGACGGAGAGCTCTCGCTGGACCGTTCCTTCCTGGATGCCATGCCGAAGGAACCGCTACTGCTCGTCTCCTCCCTGGCCATGGATACCGGCACCGGCCGCCCCGTCACAGTTAACCTCCCCCGAATGGCCGATTTCCTGCGGGAGGAACTGCGGCCCGACGAACTTTTTCTCTTCACGCCGTCGGACGAAAACGAGATATTTACCGACCGTTTCCCGCGCGAAGATACCTGTTGGAACGAGCTTTCGCAGGAGCAGTTGGAGTTCCTGGTGCCGAAAGAGTTCCGCGACTACGGGCGTCCCCTGCGCCTTTCAACAGCCCGCGACTTCCAGAAAATACCTGATTTGGGACCTACCAAAGCCCTTTTATAGTCCGAATGCCCTCGACAGGTTCCTGCGCGGGTACCTAAGTGCCATAAATTGCAGGAAATCACCCCTAATTCGTTAAAAATGCCCTGATTAACTTGACAGGACACCTGCATATACCTAGATTCGCATATTCGATGTTATCGAAGTGAGTCGGGCATCGAGGGATTCACCAAGCCAACGCTAACCAAACGGAGTCACAATATGAGCCGATTTGACGAAATGCAAAGCTTACTGGAAGAACTGGAACCTGATATCAACAAGTTCTATAACAAGGGCAACAAGGCAGCCGGCACGCGTGCTCGCAAAACTCTTCAGGATATGAAGAAGAAGGCACAAGATATCCGAATGGAAATCCAGGAATGGAAAAACACCGGCAAGGTCTAGTCCGGTAGCAACCGATATTTACAGGCGGCTGCATGGGGTTTCCCGCGCAGCCGTTTTTTTATACCTGTCACCCGCCTTCCAATCCAGGTCCGCCGCTTCGCACCACGGCTTTGACATCCCTTGCCCACTGCGGCCGGCCGCCCGGAACATTGCCTCCCCTCCCCCGAATGCATGGTATCCCCCCAGCGTATCCTGATGGACGATTCCGCCCCACAGGTTAATACAGCCTTTACGGTAATTTAACATACAGTTAACAAAAGACACGGGCCTTCCACATACCTTTGAAGCAGAAAATCAGCACACTTCGATAACACATCCTACAGAGTATGAACAAGCAATTCCTCCTCCTTGCGACAGTGAGCAGTCTGCTGCTGACCGCCTGCGGATCCGGCGGTACGTCCAATGAAATACAGATCGACGGCTCGAGTACGGTATATCCCATCACCGAAGCCGTGGCCGAAGAGTACCGCTCCGCCTCCCCCGAGACCAGGGTGACCATCGGCGTTTCGGGTACCGGCGGGGGCTTCCAGAAATTCCTGCGGGGCGAGACCGACATCAACAACGCCTCCCGTGACATTCAGCCTTCCGAGGTGGCAACGGCCGAGGAGAACGGCATCGACTACCTGCGCCTCTCCGTGGCCT
This genomic stretch from Balneolaceae bacterium harbors:
- a CDS encoding histone H1, giving the protein MSRFDEMQSLLEELEPDINKFYNKGNKAAGTRARKTLQDMKKKAQDIRMEIQEWKNTGKV
- a CDS encoding cytidine deaminase — encoded protein: MRVENLSFPLTISAPQAALFHCLSEGAEPRRLYLERPEGAEAGYWREEYGLELRSLEEAGEAGKAHLPLLEERDDIPALLADLLGQARTAHSGFPVSAVLETDLGLVSGVNIECSDWSRGLCAERVALAKAVAAGANAFRRLHIHTGEGEFSSPCGACRQVLAEHMPGATLCLHHADRSRSDFFACDLLPYGFHSSALRNSSS